One genomic window of Magnolia sinica isolate HGM2019 chromosome 3, MsV1, whole genome shotgun sequence includes the following:
- the LOC131238706 gene encoding dirigent protein 22-like translates to MAPSIPTTYAKFTLVLLIAIVVGHSNAEGRRMKETNMVLYLQDWVGGQNVTATTVAGINGTKSGVLSFGTITVIDHALTIGIDSRSMQVGRAQGIYVGAAMDGSSLHFLFSIVVTNGQYKGSTLEIQGPDPILVKQREVSVVSGTGMFRYGKGYVIIERVYFDPITLNAVLKFNVTVRYPVRSDMHK, encoded by the coding sequence ATGGCGCCATCCATCCCCACAACATATGCAAAATTCACACTAGTATTGCTTATAGCAATTGTAGTGGGCCACTCCAACGCTGAAGGGAGGAGAATGAAGGAGACCAACATGGTGTTGTACTTGCAAGACTGGGTAGGTGGGCAGAATGTGACGGCCACTACGGTAGCTGGAATCAACGGCACCAAATCAGGCGTGCTAAGCTTCGGGACTATAACAGTGATCGACCATGCGCTAACTATAGGCATTGATAGCCGATCAATGCAGGTCGGACGAGCTCAAGGCATATATGTAGGTGCTGCGATGGATGGTAGCAGTCTACACTTTCTCTTCTCCATCGTCGTTACAAACGGCCAATACAAAGGCAGCACGCTAGAGATCCAAGGGCCGGATCCGATATTAGTAAAACAAAGGGAGGTGTCGGTGGTGTCGGGCACAGGCATGTTTCGCTACGGCAAAGGTTATGTCATTATAGAGCGGGTCTACTTCGACCCAATCACACTCAATGCAGTTCTCAAGTTCAATGTAACTGTACGGTACCCTGTTAGGTCCGACATGCATAAATAA